tttatttttatgctgcaaatatctggaacaaactaccaggaAACCTGAAGTCTGAGCTAATTCTTTAAATCGGTTAAATTAGGtcttaaaagttttttatttgccACCATTTTAATTAACCTGgggagcttttctttttctttgaatcCTCTTAAATATGTACactaatgatgatgatatattTCTTGCTTATGTCTGTTTCCTCTGATACAACACATTGGGTTGCCTTATGTATGAAACATGTTGTTAAAATAATGAACCTGTTCTATCTCCACTTGTTCAGGCACATCTGGAGCAAAGGAACTGAGGTCCCAGGCATCCCAGGAGCAGTCAGAGTCTGTATCTCAGGCTTTGCCACATCTTCCCCTCACAGCTGTAACCAAAAGTAGCTCAGAGGCTCCTGCTGCATCAAAGTCTGATCCAACTGAAGCTTCAACCCTGAATCCTTCAGTGCCAGAATcaccaataacaaaacaaagtatATCCATTCAGACGTGGAATTTGCATGCTACAAAACTGGATTATTTAGTTTGGAGATATTACTTTGCATCTTTTGTACTTAAATATATAGAGTTTCTTTCTAGAAAACAAGCTGTAAGATGGAGTTTAGTCTTtcagtttaaaacatgttttctttctttactcttTAGACATCAGTGAACCAAAGTCCCACTTGCCTCTTTTGGTCATGACCAGACCCAACACCGAGTCCACTTCACCTGCTCAGTCTCAGAGTCTTCTAGCATCCCTGGAGCCAACAGTGAAACATGGAGAATATCCCTTTAAACGGGGTGAGTTAGACCAAAGGGCTGCAgtttttaattctctttttttctactgcCAGCGGggtggttttttctttttctttttctttattgttgcaTCTCATCATTGCAGCACCAGTGCTCAAGACACCAAGTCCCAGTTTAAAGAGAAGTGTGAGCTTTCCTCAATCTGCAGGTATGATGGCTTTAAAAAGACATTGTTCTTAGTatgatttatcatttttaaatcttgttcACTCCGAGCTTCTCTAATCGTCCCTCTACAGAAAAACTGCTTCCCTCTAAATCAGTCATAACATCTGGATTTTCACCTAATTTGGACAAGTAGGTTGTGACCACAAATCTTTTTCGTTATCTTAGATACCAAATGAACATGAAGCCAGGTTAGATTTACTGCTTTAGTCCAACTGAATTTCCACCATCTTCATTTTGTCTTCCAATGCTTCTGTTCAGGAGATCGAAGCCAGGTGGGCTCGATTTCAAGCAGGATTTGATGAAATCACAAACACTTCTGCGCTCCAACGGGGCTCAAGCCAAACGGGCCCTTTTTGAAAGGATGAACTCTGAGCCTTTGAAGTAAGTGTTTAAAATCATTTTCCATTTCATCACTGATTGTTTTCTTCATTAGAAAATTTTGCCATAAAATTCGGCACATTTCTTCCAGACTTAAGGATTGCAAACCAAAACTGAAGCGCTCCCAGAGTTTTGGCGTCTCCAGTGCCAGTGGAATAAAACAGATCCTCTTGGAATGGTGTCGCTCAAAAACCATCGGCTATCAGGTCAGACTGTGTGACCACTCTGGAGTTTTAATCTTATCACTGTAGCCTTTTTACTGGATCGAGCAAAAAATGTTTTGCCCAAATATGGCCTTGAATTATGgactttgttgactaaatgtgagtgtggctgccaaaactcagTCCCATAACCACCACTTCTGGTCCACAGGAGACTTGCTATAATCCAATAATCCAAGCCAGGCTAGGAACTGACATCTgaaccacatgtggcccacataACACCTGCCAGTGCcgtaactgagccataagtgccaaaagtagcccGGATTAGACCCAAACATGTCAGCTATCtgggacagagtttgtccaaaTGCTAAATATTATTATGTTTTCCAAAGTGCTTGACTCGAGCAAAGCTGGGCTGGTTCTCCTGGACGAACAGTCCAGGTCAAGAGTTTGGAAGTAAATCAAACGGTGTGTTTTACTAACTTTGCTGCTTCAGTTTTCATGTTGCTTCCATGTTGGCTGTAATGAGTGGTCAGATAGACATCAGCTGAAGTCACAATTTCACTTTCATTGATATTTAACAGTAAAATTAAGAGTTTAAATCATTGCTTTGATCAGCCAGCAGTGGTTATTTCTAAAGAGACTCGTTCAACCGTCATTGCTTTGCAACTTCTAAGTTTGTTCCTCCTGAAAGAAGTGTGTACTGGATCATTACCAGCTTCACAaagagaggatgaagaagacTTCAGGACTTCCAAGAATGTCCTCCAAGCACCAGGATCATCTTCTTATGAGGGGAATGACAGCAGGCAGATGTGAGAGCTTCTGCACTGTTAGATGAAGACTTTTGGAAAATGGCTTTAGCTCAGGAGATGTTTACTTTAAAGTCATATTTAGCTTTCTGGCAATTTCAGGTCTGATTAACAGAACATGGGACCAGGTAGAGGACAGGTACCTGTCCTGAACTACACTCCACCACTACAACATTGTTTGCTAACCACCAataaaacaccagaaaaagaagaagtggGGATGTGCaatatttttcctttcactATGACACTTTTTCATTCATACTGATATGTGATTGTCCAGCGTGCATTAATATCCTTATTGCAAAGGAAATATGAAACATGAATACAACTCATGAACATAAATACTTGAAAGAAAtgcttataaattaaaataaaatatataattgggtaaataaaataaaataagattaaagtttttttttttaattaccctTCTCATATTGAAAAAAACATAGCCCTCAAGAACCTGCTTTAAACAATTAAAGTATTAAAAGACGGCATCATAGACATCATCATTTtcatgacatctgataggctaccaAATAGGCGTCATGTGATGCGGAAGATGTTGAAGGAATCCATCAGACATAAAAAGTgaactgtgttgtttttctacTTAATTTAACCAGGtatttcttttacatctttctCTCAGAACATTGACATTCAGAACTTCTCGTCCAGCTGGAGTGATGGGATGGCTTTCTGTGCTCTGGTCCACTCTTTCTTCCCGCTTGAGTTTGATTACAATTCACTGAATCCAGCAAACCGCAAACACAACTTGGAGCTGGCCTTCACCACAGCAGAGTAAGCAGAGTAAAACTAAACTCCATTAAACTTCAGATgtgttttaaatgcagttttcattcatttagctGCAAATTGTTTGTAAACTTTGAATTTTCCATGTGGAGCACAGGATTATTGATTAGTGTCCTTTATGTCACTGCTTCAGGCAGCAGGCGGACTGTCTGCGTCTGATCGAGGTGGAGGACATGTTGGAGATGGGGGACAAACCAGaccctatgtgtgtgtttacatacgTCCAGTCCCTTTACAACCACCTGAAGAAGTTTGAATAACTCTGCATCAGAGAAGCCATAGTGTTCAGTTGTGTGTTAATCAGTTTTATactgttcgtgtgtgtgtgttttccccaCTTTCggcaacatttttttatgacatgttgtgatgtgtgtgcttgttatattaaaaacatgtttgattcTGCAGAAATATCAGAACAATGTGTCCACCTGTAATAAATTGTTCCTGAAGATGAGACCGTGTCTGGGAACACCAGCCGTCAGCAGGAGCCAGTTTGGAGGTTTATTAGAAGTATGGAAAAAGTttataaaatcatattttattcagtATAAATACAGGAAGACACTCCACAGTTCAGCTGCCATCACCTGATGAAAGCTGTGAGAGCGGCTGTGAAagatgtttgtttggtttgcaGACATGAAGACGAAGTGGATGACCAGGCCAGTTTTCAGTAATGACCAACTTCACTGAAAAGCTGTTTAGAAAAACATACAGATGATAAACTGCTTATGAAAACATTAtggatttcattttctttttaaaatgacaggtTTAGGAGGTGGTTTTCCTTTAAACTTTGTCTGGAGGCTGAATAAACAGAGTTAAGTGGAAGAATGTacactgccatctgctggtggAATAAATCCAGAGCAAGGAACCAAGGACCACCTGGCTTCATTTTACAAGCAGCGATATGGaggtgtttttatatatatatatctatatatatatatatctatatatatatatatatatatatatagatatataaaagAACATTAATATATTAATTCTGGTAAAATTACAACTTTACTCTTGAAGCCTGTGATGAAAGATAATTGTCTTAATGTGGCCCTTATACTCTGTTGCAGTCCGTCCCCTGGATTATTGCTTTGCTTTACTTAATTCAGAAAACCTGGAgataaacatggaaatttatttagaccagtaaatatgttcttataataagtTATCCAAGAGTTCATgatgttgttattattttactaCAATTGTTGTtgatttactcatttaaataaatccatcatttatataaattatttatttcatttttattttattttatgtacattAATCACAAACAGTCAGGAATAGTTGGGTTGAAATGTACAGAAAATTGTAAAAC
The sequence above is a segment of the Melanotaenia boesemani isolate fMelBoe1 chromosome 15, fMelBoe1.pri, whole genome shotgun sequence genome. Coding sequences within it:
- the LOC121653954 gene encoding smoothelin-like protein 1, translating into MDEAKEGAQEAMVNEALVQFKATLQAAVREVHVDVSAFKQRIEQRIDELCICNGPLAEAVTRLQEENLQLKAKLEALSRLVEDLAGIKIERNPPDVRRKNEREGLENGHVHRQSKTKEEQKGLVNSVGPENNQSNSAHSEPSESSEGSSPAAATAAPSNTPPPWRAKRHADINGTDAKGEKNVTQSEAQENHQQPENTSITTDVASTEAAPQSHRPLTAITKQSVESSTPDYEESGPLTKPHLPLTAMTKPNYEAPTVSQAPASVAKEADEPQPHLPVTAMTSKLSSEGLLATKPAQSPASAPKSAGDDSFIRGTSGAKELRSQASQEQSESVSQALPHLPLTAVTKSSSEAPAASKSDPTEASTLNPSVPESPITKQNISEPKSHLPLLVMTRPNTESTSPAQSQSLLASLEPTVKHGEYPFKRAPVLKTPSPSLKRSVSFPQSAEKLLPSKSVITSGFSPNLDKRSKPGGLDFKQDLMKSQTLLRSNGAQAKRALFERMNSEPLKLKDCKPKLKRSQSFGVSSASGIKQILLEWCRSKTIGYQNIDIQNFSSSWSDGMAFCALVHSFFPLEFDYNSLNPANRKHNLELAFTTAEQQADCLRLIEVEDMLEMGDKPDPMCVFTYVQSLYNHLKKFE